ATAATTtaacataaaagaatatattctATGGATTTGTCATCCCGataaatatgaacaaaattaacaaaaaaaaagcatagttTTGGCAATAAATACGTTTTGATAagttaaataagcttttttataTTGATGTGCAGTGACAAGCAAAATTTTTGCTCTCCAATTTCTGAAAGTTATATGAAGTTTAAAACCCAGGGAAAAAAGCATGGCGTGAGTGCTCTAAGGATAGACCTACGGTATTCTAGAGCAAAAACCATTGAAGCTACTTCTACAGGAAATCGTTTTAACACAGCTATTGTATGTGGAATGAATACCATTAACTGCTCACCCCTTACATGTTTTTTtagcttttctctcatttttttgttatttttttttttaaagatgtcacATATGAACTGGGGAACTTTAGCACCAAAATCAAGTCTCTCATAGTCCATCTAGcttccccatcctccccacttaaaaaaaaaaaaaaaaaaaaagaaagaaaaaattaaatcacaaagTCCCACTTATGTCGCGATCTTCATCCACTTTTTGTCTTCCTTCCTGTAGACCTACGCGAACCCAGGCAAGATTAGTCAACAGAGGTTCAGGTCGGGAAGAAAAAGGTTTTGAATGTCAAGATAGGTTTCCCCAAAAACCCAAGTCTGGCAAAAACTCTCCCaagaggggtgtgggggggtcatggggagaggggagggggagggtgtgggaggCTGAAATAAGGGAAGGTGCAGTTGGGTCGCCAGCGGAGGGAGCTGCTGGTTCTgggtcccctccccttcccccatgggcagaggctcagggaggcccACGGGTGCCCTCTGGCGCTGAAGAGGTAATGTAGTCACAGTGACAAAGTTAGATTACAAGGCACTAAATTGCTTCTGTAAACTgttactgctttttcttttgtgatttggcACTTAAGGCGTAAGCCGAGGGGAAAAAGGCATCTACTGACAAATATGGGACTTGTCTGTTATGCATGGTAAGTGGGCTATAAAATCGAGGAGAGGGGGTTTCAAGCCAGAGGAAGCTACTGACAAATTGACTTGTCcttatgttgggggggggggggtcaagagaggggagagggaaggggcattCCAAGGTTCTGGGGGAAAGGGGTTGAGCTTAACCTTGTTAATGTAGGGGTTGTCAGGaatcagggagagagggaggggagggtaaggATGGGGAGTGGAGTAGGCAGGGGGTCCCTCCCTACCCGGGGTTTAGTCATCTGAGATGGAAAGTCTGCTGAAAATGGGCAGGCGTCTTGAGTTGTCCAAGGTGGGGGAATCTGAGCCACTGTGGCTGCTGCTGGAGCTGCTCAGATAGCCCTCCTGGTCCGAGAGAGAATCCTGAGGGCTGGGGGGAGAGTCAAACATGTGAGGGGACTCGGACATGGGCCGGAAGAGGAAGGTGGTCGGGGAGCCACCCCCGGGCAGCCCCATGCTAGGGGCAAAGAGGTTCGCCAGCTCCTGGCTGGAGAAGGCGAAGGGATTATTGGTGCCATCTGGCAGGGTGGGTGAGCCCAGGAGGTCATCGGCGCtcaggatggggggtggggtgatggACGTGGGGCTGTCCAGCAGCCCTGTGGCAGCGGCGGTGGCAGCGGCACTGGGAAACCCAGCAAAGCTAAAGCTATGCTGGAGGCGGGGACGGTCAGCGGAGAGGTCCCGGGCCCCGGCCAGGGCGCGGCGCTCCTCAGCGTTGTGGATGAAGTGGCAGCGGGGCCCATACGGGCAAAAGCCGATGGTGTGGAAGGTGCGGCACAGCTCCGTCTTGTACTTGGGGTGACGGGTCAGGCTTCGGAGCTCGTGGATGCCATGCGCGAACTGGCACTTGTCCCCGTACTTACAGGCGCCGTTCTCCTCAAAGGGGCGGCACAGCTCCGTCTTGTAGCGGCTGGAGTTGACCTGGCCGCTCCCTGGCTGCTTCTGGGTGGGCAGCAGCCGCTCGCCCCCTTCTGAGAAAGAGCGGTCTCGGAAGCGGCTGTCCCGAGAGCTCAGAGCTGGGGCCGGCTCGCCCTTGAGGCTGCTGAGGAGCTGGTTCTGGTGGAACTTGGAGCTGGGCAGGGTGACCGAGTGCCTCCGGGGGAAGCCCCCACCGGCAGGGGTGCCCACTGCCTTCCTGTCCAGCAGGCAGCCCCCTGCACTGGGAGTACTGTAGTTAAGCATCTTGTTAccctggagggaagagagggaagagagaggatggtTGGTGACAAAGGCCATGTACCAGGGCCAAGAAAACTACCCCTAAGTGCAGCCCCCTCCACAATCGGAAATGCCCCTTGTGTCTCTAAGGAACTACCTCTAACTCAGCCCTGGCAAGCCCCCTCCCACAAACCAGCCACCTAGCTTTACTTTGGCCCCATGCATAAGAAACTACAAAGTCCTAACATATAAAAAATTGTTATACATGCACCCTGCTCCATGCAGACCCCTGGAATGCACCCCCATATCCTGTCTCCAAAGCTACCACTTTTATCCATAAAATCTAACTTTTTTACCTCCCCAGTAGATTCCTCAGCTAAAAACATCTCCCGTAACTCCGACTTCTCTAGATTCCCTTTCCCCCAAAACAAGAACAGGTAAACCTCAGGAGACTCTGAGTACCCTCCTTTTAATCAGTCCCTCCTTGATTGACACTCCACACAAACAAATGCCTGGCTTCCCAAGACTCAACTTCCTCCTTCAGAAAGGTTCCCTTCCTTTGGCAACAGGTTTCCAGACTGCCTTTGCTTTACTTGctaagaggaggggaagaggaagggtcAGGAGAAATCCTccatctggggtggggggtggggggcaggagaaggATGGGATTCTAAAATAAAGTTCATTGCCCCATGCCCTGGAAAGAGGTGCCTTCTACAAtgatctccccaccccctccactggGAAGATGCCTTTGCAGTTAGTGTTCTGGCTGCAAGGGCAGGCTTGGATAAGAGCACCAGTGTTTAATCTTTAACGCAAAGCTGCaggtgggaaggaaaaggaaagcaccaaatccccccacccgcctcccagTCAATAGtagatttggggggagggaagcagagccACCACAGACAGGTTTCTGTTCCAATGGTATACCCTGGTCACCTGCCCAATCTGTACCCAAGATTCGGAAAGGGCACAAGCTGGGGACCAGGGAGTTGGCTCCCAGCCCATGTGGGTGTCATTGTGCAAATTCTAAAGTTGGTCCCTTAGGATCAGCTGCAGGGGCTCGGGAATCTGTAACAGCAACCACCCCACAGAGCGGATTACAGGAACCAAGTTGAGAGCCCGGTTCCCAACAATAAGGTTCATTTAAAaagtccgggggggggggggggggcgggggtagggagcgagggaaagagaaatagatCAAAGAGTGAGAAAGccgggaagagaaggaaggagtgcAACAGAGCTCAGGTTAGCTGCCAGGGCAACTGGAGTTTGGgaaagcccagagagggaaggaagctgaaattcaaacttttttttatgttgttcttCAGCTCCTCGGAGTCCCTGCACCCCAACCCTGCAGCCCTGGGGCCCTGGCAGCTGGGCCGACTGGAGAAGCAAGCTGGGAAAAGAGAGCGACATGACCCAACGTGTTTAAAAGAAGGCAAAACACTTTAGCAATTAAAAGTAGCCTAGCAGCTCCCCGCTTTcaaagtggggagaggggatgaACATAATCTAACATCCAAAGGCTTTTGCTGTGTACACTTAAACCGCATTCATGGAAAATTGTGTTTAAAACCCGCTTTTTTTCACACAGGCTGGCAAGCTACGCCACTTAAGGAGGCCCCATTAAATCCTTCCTCGCAGAGCCCCTTGAGCTCAGGCCGGCATTTTGTTCTCCAGGCCCCCCTCAACCCCCTCGGAAAACAGGTAAACGGGTCAAGCCTAGTACCATTATCACCCCAAAGTTTGCAGTACTGTAGGCGATCCCAGAAGGAAGCCTGGACGAGCTGGGGCGAACTGAAGTCCTACTGCAAACCCGTTCTGCAACATCCTTTTGAATCACAACTCTTGGCCTTTTTCTCGCAGGTTCCCAGCCCTTCCACATCAGACATCCCAGTAGAGATGTCGTCCGGAGACTCACTTCCCCAAGGGGAGCCCCTGCTGACCCCACTGGCTGGCGGTGTGGCTGGAGACTCGAACCCCTCCCGGCGACAGCGAGACCCAGAGCGCGCACAGGCAAACCGAGCAGACCAGCGAAACCGGGCTCAAGCAGCACATTACGGGCGACggaatcaccaaaaaaaaaaaaaaaaaatggtcccaGCAAATGACCCGCATCCCTCGGGCGGCCTCGCCACGCAAACTTCGCCCCCCAAAACTCTGATCCCCAAAATTCCCATGCAGTAGCCGCCAGGACCTGTTGAAACTCAAAGGGTGGGAAGGAGCGAGCCAAATTCCTTTAAACTGGGGGGAAAGTAAGGCGGAAAAAAGAACCATcttgcctctcttcctctccttcctactTTCCAAGACCTGAACTTTTGAGGGTTCTTTCTTTaggcaaaagaggaaaaagaaaactttgaaaagcGAACCCTCCGCCCCACTCTACCTTGCATAAAACTTCACTCAAGTCGAAGATGGTGGCAGACACGAGGGTGGTGGTCATCCTGGGCGCTCGCACGGGGCAGGGACGAGGATCTGGTGTGCCGCGAAGGTCCCGGTGCGGGGAAGGCGCAGCCTCCGGCTCTCCGGTCTGGAGTCCCACACGCCTGCTCCCGGCGCCCCTCGCCTTTCTGACTCTCCCCGACTGCGGCGCGCGAAGCCCAATTTATAAAGTTCAGATTTGGTGGACCGGGGGAGGAGGAGCTTTAAACTTATttaaatgaggaagaggaggaaaaaaaaggtgaTTGACACTGAAGTTGAATCAGCCATGCGGTCAAACtcgggaagaaaaaaaaaaaaagaaactttcaaaaggaagaagggggaggggaaacgAGGAAAgaaggctaagaaaaaaaaaaaaaccaactgcaAGCAGCgcacaacttttttttcttaaagaggaaAAGTTTCGAGTCTCTCGCTTGGCTACCCGGCGCTTGGGGCGCCCCTCTGTGGGGCCGCGCGGCgcgagggggaggggcgcccCCCCCTTTGTCAGCCTGCGAGCGCGGCTCTGTGACATCATTCATTCCACCCTCTTCGGGGTTcttgttgttgtgttgttgtttttttgtcgGGCAGGAAGGCGGGCTCGACTTTCTCTTTTTGCAGGCGGGAGCAGAACCCGTCCTTAGCGCCCGGGCTGCGGTTTCCATCTTGAGCAGATCTCCCCTGAAACTTCTCCAAGTGCCCCCCACAACTTAACTCTTTTCCCGAGTTTTCTTCCGCACTCGGCTGCCTTCCGCAAACCAAGCAGGACCAGAACATCGGGAATTTGGGACGCAGAAAGCATTCGGGTCTAAggtttttagtttagtttagtttttttgttgtttttttttttttttttcagcaggtCGTGGGGGAGGTAGAGTGGGGGAGGTAGAGAAAAACTAGGGAGAGTTTTTCCCTGGGGGGGGGGACCGGGCCCGGCCGGGAGAGCGCAGCACGGTTTCGCGCGCCGCACGCGTCTACACTCTCCTGTGCTTCGCAACCGAACGGCGGGAGGGGCAGTAGCGAAAAAGACCACCGCCCGGAAGGATTGCTTGCTTGTTTAACAGGCTTGGGAGTGGGATTTATTTCACGCATTCAACCCTTAAacttcttcaaaaagaaaacatgaatccTCATGAATGTCCTTTCCAATCCGCcctcctcgccccccccccccgaaacacCAATAACGCACAACTTTCCACGAGCGCTCTGAACTATgggacacacgcacacacccctaGACGCTTGAACAATGAAAAAAGTTACTTTGGCAAGAATGAAGGTAAAGAAACGGGGGAGGCGACACTTTTAACTTCTTGTTgcttctcccccgcccccacgggAACGGAACATATGGCTTGTCACGCTGCGCTGTTTGGGCgggatggggggaagggggcatgggatcttccaaccccccccccatagaTTATTACTGCTTTTAAGACTGTAATATATTTACTGTTAGCTTCAGAGGCCTCTCCTTCCACCCAAATAAAAAGTTGTTAACGTGTCGCCCACGGCCCCCGGGTGCTGGAGCGAAGACCCAGGCGGAAATCGCGGGGCTGtgtttctttcctatttcccCGCGTGCCCGGCCGCCTCCTCAGCCCTCGCACGTTTCTTCCCAGCACTCAAGGCGGCCGGGTCTGTTATGAAACCCCGTGCGCTGAGTGGCTAAGAGCGGGTTCCATTGCGATGTAATTAGGTCACCCCATTATGAGCACGTTTCTTTGGAAAGGACAGGGCGGGCGGAGCAGAGCGCTCGAGTCGCgctctcaccaccaccacccacccacacacacacactcacgcatttttattgcatttctgGTGTATTCGTCAACCTTCGAGCAGACCCAGGGAAACCTTCCAAATCACAACTGTTTTAGGAACCggttatttttcatctttgcgAAACACAGAACTTTTGCTGCAACCACCAACCTACGTGATCCCAGCCGGGTCTGCTTTTATTTGGCCCCTCTGACTTAAATTGATGGCCCCCATTTTTAACCCGGCTGCTGCCCCTTGCCTTTCCTTCTGCTGCTGTCCAGCCGCCTGTtgcttccctccccctgctcccataTTTCAGCTTTTCTTGAAATCTGGCAAGCGCCAGAAAGGGAAATAACTTCCATCCACCTTAATTTAAATCACTCAAGTGTAGGTTTCTTTCTTAAAGGGGTGTTTGCTCGCTCCTTTACCCAGCTCCAAGAAAGGGAGGGGGTCGTGCAGTTTCTTGGTGATGAGGTAATGAGTTCCAGATTTCAGAACAGAGCAGGCTGCGCGTTAAAACCACAAGGTTAGTCTGCGTCCTGATGTGAAGCTATTTCGTCCTTTtatctgcctcccccccaccccaaaagacCCATTGGTCTTTAATTCTGGAGGGTTCGCGAAGCTCTGCtggggggatggaggaggggtgGAAAAGCGAGGGAGAAGGGGGACCCGGAGCGGGTGGGGCCGCCTGCCCGGCCCCAGGCCTGGCCCGCTGTCCCCCCCGCCCGCGGCTGCAGGACTGGCTAGAAGCACCATCACGCGGCCCCGGAGCCGCAGGCTAGCTAAAAAGTCTTttttcccaaccccccccccccccccaagagaacTCCGATTCCTCGAATTTCCACCGCTTTTCCAACTCCCGgccgcctctcccctcccccgctcccggGGCGCGGGCAACGCGGGGCGGCGGCCAGCCTGGCCCGCTCGCTCCGGGGTTGTTTACCGGCCCCGCCGACCCACCGAGTTTGTTCCAGCTCCCAGAGCCTGCCTCTATAATTAAACTCTTTTTTAATTGTTGGGTTGAAACGTCATTTCGGGGACTTTCCAAGGGTGAGGGAGCCGAGGGGAGGGAGCGAGCCTCCTTAACCCTTCGCTGACCCGGCGGGCCGCAGAGTGGCGTCCAGCAGGGCCGAGGAGGGCTGAGAGTCCAGGGACCGAAGCCGGCCCGCCCCGACTGGACCGGCTCTGCAGGTGCCCGATGGCGGCGGGGACGGCGGAGAGCTCCGACCCGGACGGGAAGGCCGACGAAAGCCATCCGCCGAGCTCCCCGCCCCCTAAGCAATGAAGTCCGCGCTCCGGTTCCTTACCCGCGCGGGGCCGCGAGAGGCAGTGCCTCCACCTGCACTGCAGCTTCCGACCGGGAGGCGATCCGCCGGATCCTCCGTCCCAGGCCCGACTATCAGGGCCCTCCTGGCGCACTTGGAGCCGGTCCCCTCGCGAGGAGGGGCTGGGCAGGTATTTTTGGATGGGGGCGTTAGGTTTTGTTCAAGGAGGAAGGTGAAAGTCCCTCGAAATTAGGGAACCGCGACGGATGTATTCATGGGTCATTCTGGACCGTGGGCGCACCTCGCGGCAGGTGAGCGTGTGGGGTGCCAGGCCCCTAGCGGGCTTGGCCACGTCAACAGCGACCTCCAAGGCACCCCTCCCCAGGATCCCATCCTGGCCCGGTTGCAGCACGCGATCTGCCATCGCAGAGTCCCATGGCTTCAGGTCGTTTGCACAAACCCCCAAATTCTTCGGATTGGGCCCCGCCCGCCCAGGACCTCTGCCACCTGAGACCCTGGAACAGCTGTAAGGTCTCTGGATTAGAGAGAGGTGGAGGTATGGCCAAGTGCGGCCTGAGAGTTACCTGGTTTAGATTCACCTGTAGTGCTTGTGGAATGCAGATTCCTGAGCTTGGACCCAGGCCCAGTGAATCAGATGGTCTGGGTGGGGATTCAGATGCTCTGGGGTGGggtcaggaatctgcatttctagtaATTTCCTGCTAGTGACTCAGACATTGAGGTCTGAGAATCAGTGGTCCAAAACGTTGAAGTTGGGCCATTCTGGATCCAAATCTTGGCCCTGCCATTTTCTAGCCGTGTGACTTTTCAAGACAGTGACcaaagcctctgttttctcatccctAAAATATGGATGATAATACATGGGCCGCTAAAGTGCTTAGTTTCAACCCTAGCAGAACCCTTTTATATGCCTAGCCATTGTATGTAAACGAAACCATTCTTGAGGCCTTATTACACCACAAAACACATTTTGGGGAGTATTCACTTTGCAAAAGGATGCTTCAGTATGAACATCCGTGAAATGGTCAGCTAACAACTTTGACCCCTTCTGCGCCTTCTCCTTCCTTGCCTGGGCCTGCCTAGAGACACAGGATAGCCCAGGAGTTTTGAGCCACCTAGACTTTGAGGGGAAGCCCAACTCTGCCAGCTGGTCACCAGTTGCACAACCTCAAGCAGGTCACTTATTCTCTGGGGTGGTCGGGAAGGTTAAACTCTTCCAGCCAGTGCTTAGCTCCAACAGCCACTTGCCCTCCAGTCACTCCAAACTCTAGCAGTTGCTGGTGGTTTGCTGCACAGCCCTCCCTGGGGCTTTGCTCAAGAGGTTCCTTCTGCTGGGGTTTCACGCAGCTCCCAGAGCAGGCAAAATACCTCTCTCGCAGCAGGCCCACTGCAGCCT
This window of the Prionailurus viverrinus isolate Anna chromosome B3, UM_Priviv_1.0, whole genome shotgun sequence genome carries:
- the ZFP36L1 gene encoding mRNA decay activator protein ZFP36L1 produces the protein MTTTLVSATIFDLSEVLCKGNKMLNYSTPSAGGCLLDRKAVGTPAGGGFPRRHSVTLPSSKFHQNQLLSSLKGEPAPALSSRDSRFRDRSFSEGGERLLPTQKQPGSGQVNSSRYKTELCRPFEENGACKYGDKCQFAHGIHELRSLTRHPKYKTELCRTFHTIGFCPYGPRCHFIHNAEERRALAGARDLSADRPRLQHSFSFAGFPSAAATAAATGLLDSPTSITPPPILSADDLLGSPTLPDGTNNPFAFSSQELANLFAPSMGLPGGGSPTTFLFRPMSESPHMFDSPPSPQDSLSDQEGYLSSSSSSHSGSDSPTLDNSRRLPIFSRLSISDD